Proteins encoded together in one Pontiella desulfatans window:
- a CDS encoding sulfatase family protein, whose protein sequence is MKMIIKLLVVLCCAAFVDAASRGPNIIMLFIDDLGYGDTGPFGCMDIPTPNIDRLAKGGVVLTQAYVTNPPCCPSRSSLMMGMYGQRFGKYGMSRGMPIPEDKPTFAEVFRDNGYTTGQIGKWDLGDKWQGPSARGFMEVAELPPRIKKGNHFLCKNKDGEVVWITEIDGDNLIEFVDRNRKADKPFMMYWSPLAVHSSHRDIPEELASRTTAPPKRRKLGGGIVCLDDQVGKLLDYLDQHKMRENTLIIFSSDNGANTGEGGTSTPYRGGKGKDTQQIGWTLSPSIVSWPGTVLEGKRFDGMACTFDFYATMLAAANLPVPEHIDGIDLMPYLKGKKKGDVHEYIYWLNKEPTDPEHRHLVAVRWKNWRLYRHVETDAWQLFDLEKDPQEKKDVAGRFPEVVERLARKHGEWKSTLAPCWKKPEEKYRNPGAATPQGYGWVMTDGRAVPPKIEK, encoded by the coding sequence ATGAAGATGATAATTAAATTGTTGGTTGTTTTGTGCTGTGCAGCCTTTGTAGATGCCGCGTCACGCGGTCCGAACATTATAATGTTGTTTATCGACGACCTGGGCTATGGCGATACCGGGCCGTTTGGCTGCATGGATATTCCGACGCCGAATATCGACCGGCTGGCCAAAGGGGGCGTTGTGCTGACGCAGGCATATGTCACCAACCCGCCGTGCTGCCCCAGCCGTTCGAGCCTGATGATGGGGATGTATGGCCAGCGGTTCGGCAAATATGGTATGTCGCGCGGCATGCCGATTCCGGAGGACAAACCGACGTTTGCCGAAGTGTTCCGCGACAACGGATACACCACCGGGCAGATTGGAAAATGGGATCTGGGTGATAAGTGGCAGGGGCCGTCGGCTCGCGGGTTTATGGAAGTGGCCGAGCTGCCTCCGCGAATCAAGAAAGGAAACCATTTCCTGTGTAAAAACAAGGATGGTGAAGTGGTTTGGATTACGGAAATCGATGGGGATAACCTGATCGAGTTTGTGGATCGGAACCGCAAGGCCGACAAGCCGTTTATGATGTATTGGTCGCCGTTGGCGGTTCATTCGTCGCACCGGGATATTCCGGAGGAATTAGCAAGCCGCACGACAGCACCGCCGAAGCGGCGGAAGCTGGGTGGAGGTATCGTCTGCCTCGACGATCAGGTCGGCAAGCTGCTCGACTATCTCGATCAACATAAGATGCGCGAAAACACGCTCATTATTTTTTCGAGTGATAATGGTGCGAACACGGGCGAGGGGGGCACCTCGACCCCGTACCGGGGTGGAAAGGGAAAAGATACCCAGCAGATCGGCTGGACGCTTAGTCCGTCCATCGTCTCCTGGCCGGGCACCGTTCTGGAAGGAAAACGATTCGACGGCATGGCGTGTACCTTCGACTTCTATGCCACCATGCTGGCGGCCGCCAACCTGCCGGTTCCCGAACACATCGATGGAATTGATCTGATGCCGTACCTGAAGGGCAAAAAGAAAGGCGATGTTCACGAATATATCTACTGGCTCAACAAGGAACCGACCGATCCAGAGCATCGCCACCTGGTTGCCGTCCGCTGGAAAAACTGGCGGCTGTATCGTCATGTGGAAACCGATGCATGGCAGCTGTTCGATCTTGAAAAAGACCCGCAGGAAAAAAAGGACGTGGCTGGTCGCTTTCCCGAAGTGGTTGAGCGGCTTGCCCGCAAACACGGAGAATGGAAAAGCACGCTGGCGCCTTGCTGGAAAAAGCCGGAAGAAAAATATAGAAATCCCGGTGCCGCTACCCCCCAAGGATATGGCTGGGTGATGACCGATGGACGGGCGGTTCCGCCGAAAATTGAGAAATAA
- a CDS encoding sulfatase-like hydrolase/transferase — protein sequence MPNILLIISDDQGYGDFGFTGNDVVQTPAIDRLAAESAFYPYFMVGPACTPTRSSLFTGRNYLDTGVWGVGSRGKVRRDETLIPKFFTPSGYKTWAFGKMDGGLEMMEMTPSDRGFDWFCGITGGYLHQQPELWTPEGRTWTEGWSAELITDAAIEKINEAGDTPWLAVMAHIIPHLWWDSPESYAEPFRKKGYSEDIAQCYGSIKQMDDQIARLLQAVEEAGQAEHTIVLFMSDNGSLDAMNNREMGVWENSEPKRPHSPDWGIRNPGNLIGRKGEVWDNGIRSPLLVRWPGKVKPGIRKQPVGVEDVLPTLLELAQIPEEKHPEHFPFSGTSFSGSLKDRTFSDDRDIFRLATGGPGVPVGEGANTPDMKTLRYSSLHTILRNGNYKFHHLPGGEFRLYDMEKDPAEQNDLSAEYPERTEAMAQRCRLRWDDIAARNRTFQMRQLRINNADRPGASWNINVLQPLRLTGKMDMHDYLGGVKGFRYPGDRADYAVEVQKPLTVSFIAEGTGFDRCAPISLLIDGKPVTAKSRSAEKNVFGPIALPSGTVPFSLAVANDAKAGTAIGEVLKLTLKLEK from the coding sequence ATGCCAAACATTCTGCTGATTATTTCTGATGATCAGGGCTACGGGGACTTTGGGTTTACAGGTAACGATGTGGTGCAGACACCGGCGATTGACCGGCTCGCTGCAGAGTCGGCCTTTTATCCCTATTTCATGGTCGGCCCGGCCTGTACGCCGACGCGATCATCGCTGTTTACCGGTCGCAATTATCTGGATACCGGGGTCTGGGGAGTTGGCTCGCGCGGCAAGGTGCGGCGCGACGAAACGCTGATCCCGAAATTCTTCACCCCATCCGGCTACAAAACCTGGGCGTTCGGTAAAATGGATGGCGGTCTGGAAATGATGGAAATGACGCCGTCGGACCGCGGGTTTGATTGGTTTTGCGGAATCACCGGCGGGTATCTGCATCAACAGCCGGAACTCTGGACACCGGAAGGGCGTACGTGGACGGAGGGTTGGTCCGCGGAGCTGATCACCGATGCGGCGATTGAAAAAATCAATGAGGCGGGAGATACACCCTGGCTCGCGGTGATGGCGCACATTATTCCGCACCTGTGGTGGGATTCACCGGAGTCGTATGCCGAGCCGTTCCGCAAAAAAGGCTATTCGGAAGATATTGCCCAGTGCTATGGCTCGATTAAGCAGATGGATGATCAGATCGCCCGGTTGCTCCAGGCGGTCGAGGAAGCTGGCCAGGCGGAACATACGATTGTGCTGTTTATGAGTGATAACGGGTCGCTTGATGCGATGAACAACCGCGAGATGGGGGTCTGGGAAAACAGTGAACCCAAACGGCCGCATTCGCCGGACTGGGGCATTCGCAATCCGGGCAATCTGATCGGCCGCAAGGGCGAGGTGTGGGACAACGGTATCCGCAGTCCGCTGCTGGTTCGCTGGCCCGGAAAAGTCAAGCCCGGCATCCGCAAGCAGCCGGTCGGCGTGGAAGATGTACTGCCCACACTGCTGGAGCTGGCTCAGATTCCGGAGGAGAAACATCCGGAGCATTTCCCCTTTTCCGGAACAAGCTTCAGCGGCTCGCTGAAAGATCGAACGTTTAGCGATGATCGCGACATTTTCCGCCTGGCAACCGGCGGCCCCGGCGTTCCGGTCGGAGAGGGTGCCAATACGCCCGATATGAAAACGCTGCGGTACTCTTCCCTGCACACCATTCTGCGTAACGGGAACTATAAATTCCACCATCTGCCGGGGGGCGAATTCCGTTTGTACGACATGGAAAAGGACCCGGCCGAGCAAAACGACCTGAGCGCAGAATATCCCGAGCGCACCGAGGCCATGGCCCAACGCTGCCGGTTGCGCTGGGACGATATCGCCGCGCGCAACCGCACCTTCCAGATGCGGCAGCTGCGGATTAACAACGCCGACCGACCAGGCGCATCCTGGAATATCAACGTGCTGCAGCCGTTGCGTCTGACCGGCAAAATGGACATGCACGATTATCTCGGCGGCGTGAAAGGATTCCGCTACCCAGGGGACCGCGCCGACTACGCGGTTGAAGTACAGAAGCCGCTGACGGTCTCTTTCATCGCCGAAGGTACAGGTTTCGACCGATGCGCACCGATCAGCCTGCTGATTGATGGGAAACCGGTCACTGCCAAAAGCCGCTCGGCCGAAAAAAACGTTTTTGGCCCTATTGCTTTGCCGTCGGGAACGGTCCCGTTTTCGTTGGCCGTAGCGAATGATGCCAAAGCTGGCACGGCGATTGGTGAGGTGCTTAAGTTGACCCTGAAGTTGGAGAAATGA
- a CDS encoding sulfatase-like hydrolase/transferase, producing MKNVVKWFVALLVVGSFAHGAERPPNILLIISDDQGYGDFGFTGNKLADTPVLDRLSKEGAFYPHFMVGPACTPTRSALLTGRNHLDVGVWGVGSRGDVRRDEVLMPSFLKPSGYNTWLFGKWDGAKMMELDPVARGFDWFCGIGGGYLQKRPLLCTPVGGEWTEGWSAELITDAAIEKIKESGDTPWLMHMAYIIPHLPWECPDSYADPYRKKGYSESFAQCYGSIKQMDDQIGRLLDAVRDAGQEENTIVIFFSDNGPTENTPAYVNENFKRATFSDDWKLRNACDLTGAKAEVWDGGIRSPLLVRWPGNIKPGIRKHVPMVEDILPTVLDLAQIPEAKQPKHLPFDGQSIYPSLKDPDYADERDIFRIALDGPGQPGDVTPSDIIEDAREADYSKLHTVLRRGNYKFHHLPGGQFRLYDMINDPGEQNDLSATMPERTEELAQRCRARWEDIASRNRTFPMRQLKIDNVDRWAKSWTLRANQALHFEGEMQSIFYGGARGFSSPGDRADYTVEVQNPLTVSFVAEGKGLDQCAPIDLLIDGKPVEVKSRDAKQIVFGSATLPAGSIPLALAVPVDAQAGSADGEVIQITIALVQ from the coding sequence ATGAAAAATGTAGTTAAGTGGTTTGTTGCACTGCTTGTAGTTGGTTCGTTTGCGCACGGCGCAGAGCGACCGCCTAACATTCTGCTGATTATTTCGGATGACCAGGGGTACGGGGATTTCGGTTTTACGGGAAACAAGCTGGCCGATACGCCAGTGCTGGATCGGCTCTCGAAAGAGGGCGCGTTTTATCCCCACTTTATGGTTGGCCCGGCCTGTACGCCGACACGCTCGGCACTGCTGACGGGTCGCAACCATCTGGATGTCGGCGTCTGGGGCGTCGGCTCGCGCGGCGATGTGCGGCGCGACGAGGTGCTGATGCCGTCGTTCCTGAAACCGTCCGGCTACAATACCTGGCTGTTTGGTAAATGGGACGGTGCAAAGATGATGGAGCTTGACCCGGTAGCGCGCGGCTTCGACTGGTTCTGCGGCATCGGCGGCGGATACCTGCAGAAGCGTCCGCTGCTCTGCACGCCGGTGGGTGGCGAGTGGACCGAGGGCTGGTCGGCCGAGCTGATCACCGATGCGGCCATTGAAAAAATCAAAGAGTCGGGCGATACGCCGTGGCTGATGCATATGGCCTACATTATTCCGCACCTGCCGTGGGAATGCCCTGATTCCTATGCCGACCCGTATCGTAAAAAAGGGTATTCGGAATCGTTCGCTCAGTGCTATGGCTCCATTAAACAGATGGATGACCAGATCGGGCGCCTGCTCGATGCGGTGCGCGACGCGGGGCAGGAGGAGAATACGATTGTGATTTTCTTCAGCGACAACGGCCCAACCGAAAATACGCCAGCCTATGTCAACGAAAACTTTAAACGTGCAACGTTTTCCGATGATTGGAAACTGCGCAACGCCTGCGATCTTACCGGTGCGAAAGCGGAAGTGTGGGACGGCGGCATCCGCAGTCCGCTGCTGGTGCGCTGGCCGGGCAACATCAAGCCGGGTATCCGGAAGCATGTTCCGATGGTGGAGGATATTCTGCCGACCGTGCTCGACCTTGCGCAGATTCCCGAAGCCAAACAGCCGAAGCATCTGCCGTTTGATGGTCAAAGCATTTATCCGTCGCTCAAGGATCCCGATTATGCCGATGAACGCGATATTTTCCGCATCGCCCTGGATGGCCCCGGACAGCCGGGGGACGTCACGCCGTCTGACATTATTGAGGATGCCCGGGAGGCGGACTACAGCAAGCTGCACACCGTGCTGCGGCGGGGGAACTATAAATTTCACCATCTGCCCGGCGGGCAGTTCCGCCTTTATGACATGATCAACGATCCCGGCGAACAGAACGACCTGAGTGCAACCATGCCAGAGCGCACCGAAGAGCTGGCGCAACGCTGTCGCGCACGGTGGGAAGACATCGCCTCGCGCAACCGGACCTTCCCGATGCGTCAGTTAAAAATCGACAATGTGGATCGCTGGGCCAAGTCGTGGACGCTGCGTGCCAACCAGGCGCTCCATTTTGAAGGTGAAATGCAGTCCATCTTTTACGGCGGAGCCCGAGGCTTCAGTTCGCCCGGCGACCGCGCAGATTACACGGTCGAAGTGCAGAATCCGCTCACCGTCTCTTTCGTTGCTGAAGGGAAGGGGCTCGACCAGTGCGCGCCCATCGATCTACTGATTGACGGCAAGCCCGTTGAAGTTAAAAGCCGCGATGCGAAACAGATTGTTTTCGGCTCGGCCACGCTGCCGGCCGGCAGCATACCGCTTGCGCTGGCCGTGCCCGTCGATGCCCAGGCCGGCTCCGCCGATGGGGAAGTGATCCAGATCACGATAGCACTTGTGCAGTAA
- a CDS encoding amidohydrolase family protein gives MLKTVLILAVLCSSALAENPSGGIDTHIHLYEPAGLDWLKPDNTRLNQPHHAERFKAVSAGTPITWAVAVEAGTSLEHNEWMLEHAADKPVVAAVIGNLDLADPETGDILERFAQNPKFRGLRNRARGKVDFSDETVRKNIRWLEGRKMVLETGLDLHTRTDIVSIAQRYPDLTIIINHMAGGRLDTEKQPQGWWGPLVEELGECPNVYCKLSMFDAVFQHNYSPDRLDALFNPIMDAFGPDRLLFGSNWPISPDYEGMYNLFAQQLSSNTALMTRILVENPQKAYRLDLAGE, from the coding sequence ATGCTAAAAACAGTTCTGATATTGGCAGTTCTGTGCAGCAGTGCTCTGGCTGAAAATCCTTCGGGCGGTATTGACACCCACATTCATCTGTATGAACCGGCAGGGTTGGACTGGCTGAAGCCGGATAATACGCGTTTAAACCAGCCCCACCACGCGGAACGGTTCAAGGCGGTTTCTGCCGGCACGCCCATCACATGGGCCGTTGCGGTTGAGGCGGGGACCAGCCTGGAGCATAACGAATGGATGCTGGAGCATGCAGCCGACAAGCCGGTTGTGGCGGCAGTCATTGGTAATCTGGATCTTGCCGATCCCGAAACCGGGGACATTCTGGAACGGTTTGCTCAAAATCCGAAGTTCCGGGGGCTGCGGAACCGTGCACGCGGGAAGGTCGATTTTTCCGATGAGACGGTCCGGAAAAATATCCGATGGCTGGAAGGTCGGAAAATGGTTCTTGAAACCGGTCTCGATCTGCACACTCGTACAGACATTGTTTCAATCGCGCAACGTTATCCTGATCTCACCATCATCATCAACCATATGGCCGGCGGACGACTGGATACTGAAAAGCAACCGCAAGGCTGGTGGGGGCCATTGGTTGAGGAACTGGGCGAGTGCCCTAATGTTTATTGCAAGCTATCCATGTTCGATGCCGTGTTTCAACATAACTACAGCCCGGACCGGCTAGATGCGTTATTTAATCCAATTATGGATGCCTTCGGTCCCGACCGGCTGCTGTTCGGCAGCAACTGGCCGATCTCCCCCGATTATGAAGGCATGTACAACCTGTTTGCGCAGCAGCTTTCGTCAAACACGGCACTGATGACTCGGATTCTGGTTGAAAATCCACAGAAAGCCTACCGCCTTGATCTCGCGGGCGAATAA
- a CDS encoding sulfatase-like hydrolase/transferase yields the protein MMNRLKTAIYVALLCGVFNAHADQPNIVLIMADDLGFMDINPTAEFATDTPANDQYYETPHLNDLAKDGVAFSRCYSMPLCSPSRATIITGRNGATFGFNNATAMRAGKFTFAQNGLEPPAEYQFHDKMPGTNPTFPVATATGNYALPNGLPDSRGQKVYSLAEMLPEYRSAFLGKWHIGGNDLEGHRPQDFGFEAITYEDEGWSKYHKGVRKKWHHPGPEAQTEYLTDDLTELSTDWIRRHVKKQPEQPFLLYLAHFAVHGPIEARPEDVAYFSTKKTRGWNGQDNPAYAGMIRALDDSVGAIRATLKELGVADHTIIVFTSDNGGQAVKKGARWTSNTPLRGQKAQTFEGGIRVPMMMYVPNGERHRVDTPVTLEDVAPTLTALAGKQVPEKIQKQWSGKSLVPLLQNRPDDFEKRAVFIHEPYYRPDHLTEGSPMTAPSSVMIEGDYKLIAYHDGVMRLFDLSKDIGEAKDLSASMPERVGRMKKALAKWRFEHIPARYDTSLNKRYNPQADNALPEPVGPLFVR from the coding sequence ATGATGAATAGATTGAAAACAGCTATTTATGTTGCGCTGTTATGCGGCGTGTTTAATGCCCATGCCGATCAACCGAATATTGTGCTGATTATGGCGGATGATCTGGGGTTTATGGATATTAACCCAACGGCGGAATTCGCCACAGACACACCGGCGAACGATCAATATTATGAAACACCGCATCTTAATGACCTGGCGAAAGACGGGGTTGCCTTTTCGCGCTGCTACAGCATGCCGCTCTGCTCGCCGTCGCGCGCCACGATTATCACCGGTCGCAACGGGGCGACCTTCGGGTTCAACAATGCTACGGCCATGAGAGCAGGCAAGTTTACGTTTGCCCAGAACGGGTTGGAACCGCCGGCTGAGTACCAGTTTCATGATAAGATGCCCGGAACGAATCCGACGTTTCCGGTCGCTACGGCAACGGGAAATTATGCCCTGCCGAACGGGCTGCCCGACAGCCGGGGGCAGAAGGTGTATTCGCTGGCGGAAATGCTGCCGGAGTATCGAAGTGCCTTCCTCGGCAAGTGGCATATCGGCGGAAACGATCTGGAAGGGCACCGCCCGCAGGATTTCGGGTTTGAGGCGATCACCTACGAGGATGAGGGGTGGTCGAAATATCATAAAGGGGTGCGTAAAAAATGGCACCATCCCGGGCCGGAGGCGCAGACCGAATATTTGACCGACGATCTCACGGAGTTGAGCACAGACTGGATTCGCAGGCATGTCAAAAAGCAACCGGAGCAACCGTTCCTGCTCTATCTGGCGCATTTTGCGGTTCATGGACCGATCGAGGCCAGGCCGGAGGATGTGGCCTATTTTTCAACGAAGAAAACCCGCGGCTGGAACGGGCAGGACAACCCTGCCTATGCTGGAATGATCCGGGCGCTTGATGATTCCGTCGGAGCGATCCGCGCGACCCTCAAGGAGTTGGGGGTAGCGGACCATACGATCATCGTGTTTACCTCGGATAATGGCGGTCAGGCCGTCAAGAAGGGGGCGCGCTGGACCAGCAATACGCCGTTGCGCGGACAGAAAGCCCAGACGTTTGAAGGCGGAATCCGTGTGCCGATGATGATGTATGTGCCGAATGGAGAAAGGCACCGGGTCGACACGCCGGTTACGTTGGAAGATGTTGCCCCGACCTTGACGGCCCTGGCCGGTAAGCAGGTGCCTGAAAAAATCCAGAAGCAGTGGTCGGGAAAATCGCTGGTTCCGCTGTTACAGAATCGCCCCGACGATTTTGAAAAACGCGCGGTCTTTATCCATGAACCGTATTACAGGCCGGATCACCTTACGGAAGGTTCTCCGATGACGGCCCCCAGTTCGGTGATGATTGAAGGCGACTACAAACTGATCGCCTACCATGACGGAGTGATGCGGCTGTTTGATCTGTCGAAAGACATCGGCGAAGCCAAAGACCTTTCCGCATCGATGCCCGAACGGGTAGGGCGCATGAAAAAGGCGTTGGCCAAATGGCGTTTTGAACATATTCCCGCCCGGTATGACACCAGCCTGAACAAGCGTTACAACCCGCAGGCTGATAATGCGCTGCCCGAGCCGGTCGGTCCGCTTTTTGTACGGTAG
- a CDS encoding sulfatase yields MKNGLKWIVVGLVAAGSVVSAAPQKPNVVVILADDLGWMDLVSYASRVKNVTPEACFYETPHLDRLAKQGMSFTQAYSAALCSPGRSALLTGLYPARFGFLTASGHMKGSYSSRNTTPPAGYHIHDRKKNTPEQTNPALGYIGAPFTYALQSGQAHDEYDALTIAEALKGYRSAMLGKWHLGALGTEGYQPKDHGFEELAYFDHGGSPYFDWQQKWNGKGEGSWKSGGKTGEDLGIEYLTDDLTERAVRFIRECDKNKEPFFLYFAQFAVHSPREAKPEDIAYFENKPTRGWNGHSMPEYAGVLRGLDNSVGRVVDELNKLGIAENTLIIFMSDNGGINRENATSNLPLREGKGKLYDGGVRVPFIAYWPGQINGGSKCEIPIGVEDIFPTLLSVAGQADDLKNLDVDGRSILPLLKDPENKAKQYTRDTFFWHKAGGGLDKKGNYSPTRTAVRKGDYKLMFDEQGYLELYNLAQDIEEKNDLSEKMPEKTTELFKLLDEMIDEVVPMKYQRRPNPLYDPEANAKSKVSPYRNLRNLPIPTVAKPVSKPKTVKAAPASKVRIWAKGKPQQKDGSFVKMFVNPKGKTIVTLRQADGSEVNISHKVMTAEDLAYLESISAQATK; encoded by the coding sequence ATGAAAAATGGTCTTAAATGGATAGTCGTTGGTTTGGTTGCGGCGGGCAGCGTCGTTTCCGCGGCACCGCAAAAGCCGAACGTTGTTGTTATTTTGGCCGATGATTTGGGCTGGATGGATTTGGTGAGCTATGCCTCGCGGGTAAAGAACGTGACGCCGGAAGCGTGTTTTTATGAAACGCCGCATCTTGATCGGCTGGCTAAACAGGGGATGAGCTTTACACAGGCCTATTCCGCCGCGCTCTGTTCGCCCGGTCGCTCGGCTCTGTTGACGGGGCTGTATCCGGCGCGGTTCGGCTTCCTGACGGCGTCAGGGCATATGAAGGGGAGTTATTCTTCGCGCAACACGACGCCACCGGCCGGATATCACATTCACGACCGAAAGAAAAATACGCCTGAGCAGACGAATCCCGCGCTCGGTTACATTGGGGCGCCGTTCACCTATGCGCTGCAAAGCGGGCAAGCCCATGACGAGTATGATGCGCTTACGATTGCCGAAGCGCTTAAAGGCTACCGCAGTGCGATGCTTGGCAAATGGCATCTCGGTGCCTTGGGAACGGAGGGCTATCAGCCGAAAGATCATGGGTTTGAGGAACTCGCCTATTTCGATCATGGCGGTTCGCCCTATTTTGATTGGCAGCAAAAATGGAACGGAAAAGGCGAAGGCAGTTGGAAAAGCGGAGGGAAGACTGGCGAGGATCTCGGTATCGAATACCTGACCGACGATTTAACGGAACGTGCCGTGCGCTTTATCCGCGAATGCGATAAAAACAAAGAGCCGTTTTTTCTCTATTTCGCACAATTCGCGGTTCACTCGCCGCGCGAAGCCAAGCCCGAGGATATCGCCTATTTCGAAAACAAACCGACCCGTGGCTGGAATGGGCACTCAATGCCGGAATATGCGGGTGTATTGCGCGGACTCGATAATTCAGTTGGACGCGTAGTGGATGAGCTTAACAAGCTCGGGATTGCCGAGAATACCTTGATCATTTTCATGTCGGACAACGGCGGGATTAATCGCGAAAACGCCACCTCGAACCTTCCGCTTCGCGAAGGAAAGGGAAAGTTGTACGACGGGGGCGTGCGTGTTCCGTTTATCGCCTATTGGCCCGGTCAGATCAACGGCGGCTCGAAGTGTGAGATCCCGATCGGTGTCGAAGACATCTTTCCAACGCTTCTCTCGGTGGCGGGCCAGGCGGACGATTTGAAAAATCTTGATGTCGATGGACGATCGATTCTGCCGCTGCTAAAGGATCCGGAAAACAAGGCGAAGCAATATACCCGCGACACCTTTTTCTGGCACAAAGCGGGCGGCGGGCTCGATAAAAAAGGGAACTACTCGCCCACCCGTACGGCCGTGCGCAAAGGCGACTACAAGTTGATGTTTGACGAACAGGGCTATCTGGAGCTCTACAATCTCGCGCAGGATATCGAGGAGAAAAACGACCTCTCCGAAAAAATGCCGGAAAAGACGACGGAGCTTTTCAAGCTGCTCGATGAAATGATCGACGAGGTGGTTCCTATGAAATATCAGCGTCGCCCGAATCCGCTCTACGATCCCGAAGCGAATGCAAAAAGCAAGGTTTCGCCTTACCGCAACCTGCGCAACCTGCCCATTCCAACCGTTGCCAAACCGGTCTCTAAGCCTAAAACGGTCAAGGCCGCCCCGGCTTCCAAGGTCCGCATCTGGGCGAAAGGAAAGCCGCAGCAGAAGGATGGCTCGTTTGTGAAGATGTTTGTGAACCCGAAAGGGAAGACGATTGTTACGCTGCGGCAGGCCGACGGAAGCGAGGTGAACATTTCGCATAAAGTGATGACTGCGGAAGACCTCGCCTATCTTGAATCCATTTCAGCCCAGGCAACGAAATAA
- a CDS encoding VHL beta domain-containing protein, with amino-acid sequence MYKGCTAQNNQQFNYHLHTLPSPFLDYWADFQATDPPQPYPTLNFGNRRKIHTHKQHPW; translated from the coding sequence ATCTACAAAGGCTGCACAGCACAAAACAACCAACAATTTAATTATCATCTTCATACTCTACCTTCTCCGTTCCTCGATTATTGGGCGGATTTTCAAGCTACCGACCCGCCTCAGCCGTATCCAACGTTAAACTTCGGTAATCGCCGGAAAATTCATACCCATAAACAACACCCTTGGTAA
- a CDS encoding alpha/beta hydrolase, translated as MKGSLIALTSLLVLSADAQKKAPRYDASVPAPTQVGIRYGEHEKHVMDFWKAESDTPTPLVFVIHGGGWKGGSKERLSKFVDAEALLEAGISVVAINYRLMGDIEGDVLPPVKVPLHDASRALQFVRSKAEEWNIDKTRIGAAGGSAGACSSLWIAYHDDLADPASNDPVARESTRLFCAAVTNPQTSLDPKQMKEWTPNSKYGGHAFGKKSFAEFLADRESILPWIAEYSPYALVNADDPPAYLYFKSAPAIGEVQKDPTHSANFGVKLQEHCRALGVECELVYPGVPDVKFETPTDYLIHKLNLR; from the coding sequence ATGAAGGGAAGTTTAATTGCCTTAACCAGCCTGCTCGTCCTCTCCGCCGACGCGCAGAAGAAAGCCCCTCGATACGACGCATCCGTTCCTGCGCCCACTCAGGTCGGCATTCGCTACGGTGAACACGAAAAGCATGTGATGGATTTCTGGAAGGCGGAGTCCGATACACCGACCCCGCTGGTTTTTGTGATTCACGGCGGCGGTTGGAAGGGCGGCAGCAAAGAGAGGCTCAGCAAGTTTGTCGATGCGGAAGCGCTGCTGGAGGCAGGCATTTCGGTGGTGGCGATCAACTATCGGCTGATGGGCGATATCGAGGGCGATGTCCTGCCGCCGGTGAAAGTGCCGCTGCACGATGCCTCCCGCGCATTGCAGTTTGTTCGCAGTAAAGCGGAGGAGTGGAATATTGACAAAACGCGCATCGGTGCGGCCGGTGGTTCCGCCGGCGCCTGTTCCAGCCTTTGGATCGCCTATCATGATGATCTGGCTGACCCTGCGAGCAACGATCCGGTGGCTCGGGAATCAACCCGTCTCTTCTGTGCTGCCGTAACCAATCCGCAGACCAGCCTCGATCCGAAGCAGATGAAGGAATGGACGCCAAACAGCAAGTATGGCGGACATGCCTTCGGAAAGAAAAGCTTTGCCGAGTTTCTGGCCGACCGCGAAAGCATCCTGCCGTGGATTGCCGAATATTCCCCCTATGCGCTGGTGAATGCCGACGATCCTCCGGCGTATCTGTATTTCAAAAGCGCCCCCGCCATCGGCGAGGTGCAGAAAGACCCGACCCACTCGGCCAACTTCGGCGTCAAACTACAGGAGCATTGCCGGGCACTCGGTGTGGAATGCGAGCTGGTTTATCCCGGGGTCCCCGATGTGAAGTTCGAGACGCCGACAGATTACCTGATTCATAAACTCAACTTGCGATGA